From the genome of Candidatus Competibacteraceae bacterium:
TGGTGCTGCTGCGCGATCCGCTGGTCGCCGCCCGAGGCGCTGATCTGATCGCCACCGACGTATGGTCGAGTATGGGTAAGGAGGAGCAGCAGCAACAGCGGCTGCGGGATTTCAGCGGCTATCAGGTCAACGCCGAGATCATGGCTCAGGCCAAGCCCGAGGCGATTTTCCTGCATTGCCTGCCGGCGCATCGAGGTGAGGAGGTCAGCGCCGAGGTGATCGATGGGCCGCAAAGCCAGGTGTGGGACGAGGCCGAAAACCGCCTGCATGCCCAAAAGGCGCTGATGGAGTTTCTGTTGTCGGATGTGTCGGTCTCCGCTTGAAATGGCTGAAACGGACCCGTCGCGGTTTCTGCGTCTGGTCAGCGACCGCGCGAGTGGGGCGGCGGCCCACATAGCCGGACGCTATAAGCTTGCGCCGAAGCCGTCTGGCGAAAGCGCGGGCGAATCTGGTAGATTAGCCCGCGCGAATTGTCGTTGTTTCTCGCCCTGTTGCGTGCCTGCGCTGTTCCCGCCGCCATCGCCTGTCAGGGTCGCATTCGCAACCGCGGGCGTTTCTTGCAAGCTCTTCTCCAGATTCGCGGGCTTTTTTCCACGGCCCGGAATGTTACTGTCCGGACATCGCGCGCCATGAAAGAATATGCGCTGATTCTGATTGGGACGATCCTGGTCAACAATTTCGTGCTGGTGAAATTCCTGGGTTTGTGCCCCTTCATGGGGGTTTCCCGCAAGCTGGAAACCGCCATGGGCATGGGGTTGGCGACTACCTTCGTGTTGACGTTGTCGGCTATCTGCGCCTATCTGGCCGACGAGTATCTGCTGGCGCCGCTGGGCTTGGAATATCTGCGCACCATCGCCTTCATTCTGGTGATCGCGGTGGTGGTGCAGTTCACCGAAATGGTGGTGCACAAGACCAGTCCCCTGCTGTATCAGGTGCTGGGGATCTATCTGCCGCTGATCACCACCAACTGCGCGGTATTGGGCGTGGCGCTGCTCAACGTGCAGACCCGGCACGGCTTCGTCGAGTCGGGCTTGTACGGCTTCGGCGCGGCGATCGGTTTCTCGCTGGTGATGGTGCTGTTCGCCGCCATGCGCGAGCGCATCGCGGTAGCGGATGTGCCGGTGCCGTTTCGTGGGGCGGCCATCGCTTTGGTGACCGCCGGGCTGATGTCGCTGGCGTTCATGGGTTTTTCCGGTCTGGCCAGAGGTTGAGACGATGATTGCGGCGATTGTGGTGTTGAGCGCTCTGGCGGGGATCTCGGGCCTGCTGCTGGGGTTTGCCGCCGTGCGCTTCAAGGTCGAAGGCGATCCCATCGTGGACAAGATCGACGCCATCCTGCCACAGACCCAGTGCGGTCAATGCGGTTATGCCGGCTGTCGGCCGTATGCCGAGGCCATCGCCGCCGGCGAGGCGGACATCAATCAGTGCCCGCCGGGCGGCGAGAACGGCATCGTCGCCCTGGCCGAACTGCTGGGTCGCGATCCCAAGCCGCTCAATCCGGACAATGGGATCGAGAAACCGAAAATGGTCGCGGTCATCGACGAGCAAAACTGTATCGGTTGTACGCTGTGCATCCAGGCTTGTCCGGTGGATGCCATTCTCGGCGCGGCCAAGCAGATGCATACGATCATCAGCCGGGAGTGCACCGGTTGCGAATTGTGCCTGGCGCCGTGCCCGGTCGATTGCATCGATATGGTACCGGTCGCGCAAACCATCACAAACTGGAAGTGGACTTATCCCGCCGCCTCCACGATCCACCAACCGGCGGACCGGGCCGCCGCATGAGCGCGCTGTTTCCATTCCATGGTGGGCTCAAGACCGTCCGTCACAAGGCCGAATCCAACCAGCGACCAATCCTGGCCGGTCCCTTGCCCCGCCAGTTGACGGTGCCGCTGCGCCAGCATATCGGCGCCATCGCCAAGCCCCTGGCGCAGGCCGGTGACCGGGTGTTGAAAGGTCAGATGATCGGCCAGGCCGACGGCTATATCAGCGCCGCCGTGCACGCGCCGACCTCGGGCGTGGTGATAGCGGTGGAATCGCGGCCGGTGCCGCATCCCTCCGGCCTGCCGGATTCGTGCGTGATCATCGAAACCGACGGCGAGGAGCGCTGGATCGAGCGGCAAGCGCTGGACTACCGTCGGCTGCATTCGAGCGAGGTGCGCGGCGCGCTGCGCAATGCCGGCGTGGTCGGGCTGGGCGGCGCGGTGTTTCCCAGCGCGGTCAAACTGAATCCGGGCGGCCATGACGAGCCGCTGGAAACCTTGATCTTGAACGGCGCCGAGTGCGAGCCCTGGATCACCTGCGACGACCGACTGATGCGCGAGCGCGCGGCTGGAATCGTCGCCGGTCTGCACGTCATGGTGCATCTGTTGGAGCCGCGTGAGGTATTGATCGGCATCGAGGACGACAAACCGGACGCGGTGGCCGCCATGACCGCGGCCTGTGCCGGAACCGGTTATCAGGTCCGGGTGGTACCGACCCGCTATCCCAGCGGCAGCGTGAAACAGCTCATCCGGCTGCTGACCGGGAAGGAGATCCCGTTCGACGGCTTGCCGATCGATATCGGTGTCCAGTGTTTCAACGTCGCCACCGCCCATGCCGTTCATCGCGCCATCGATTTTGGCGAGCCGGTGCTGTCCCGCATCGTCACCGTGACCGGTCAAGTCGCCCAACCGGGCAACGTCGAGGTCTTGCTCGGTACGCCGTTCGCGGCGCTGGTCGAGTTATGCGGCGGCTATCGGGATGGGGTCGAGCGGCTGATCATGGGCGGGCCGATGATGGGATTTGCCCTGCACGACGACGGGGTACCGGTGACCAAAGCCACCAACTGCATCCTCGCCGCCGGCGCCGAGGCGTTGACGCCCGAACAGCCGCCGATGCCCTGTATCCGTTGCGGGGCCTGCGTCGATGTGTGCCCGGCCAAGCTGTTGCCGCAGCAGTTGTACTGGCATGCCCGCGCCAAGGAGTTCGACAAGGCGCAGGATTACCACCTGTTCAGTTGCATCGAATGCGGTTGTTGCAGCACCGTTTGCCCCAGCCACATCCCGTTGGTGCAGTTCTACCGCTACGCCAAGAACGAAATCTGGGCGCAGGAGAAAGAGAAGCAAAAGGCCGAATTGGCTCGACAGCGGCATCAGGCCCGCCTGGAGCGCTTGGAACGCGAGCAAAAGGAACGGGAAGCCAAGCTGCGCCAGAAAGCCCCGCCCCGCCCGGCTCCGGCGGCGGTGACCGAGGTGGACAAGTTGCCCATCGAGGCGGCGGTCGCCCGCGCCAAACCGGGTCGGGTCGCCGTGTCGGTGGACGAGCCACAGCCATCGGTTGCGGTTGCCGCCGACGGCGCCGAGCGGGGCGGCTGAGCGGCGATGCGCTTCAAGACCGCGACTTCTCCTCATATTCTGCGCGAAACCGGTGTCGGCCAGGTCATGCGCCGGGTGTTGTATGCGATGGTGCCCGGCATCGTGGCGCTGGCCTGGTTTTTCGGTTGGGGTGTGCTGGTCAATCTGACGGTTGCCACCGTGGTGGCGCTGGCGGCGGAGACGCTGATGCTGGCGGTGCGCGGCAAGCCACTGGCCTTGCATCTGGGCGACTGTAGCGCCGTGGTCACCGCTTGGCTGCTGGCGGCGGCGCTGCCGTCGCTGGCGCCGTGGTGGCTGACGGCCCTGGGCGTCGTCTTCGCCATCGTGGTCGCCAAGCATCTCTACGGCGGCTTGGGCTACAACCCCTTCAATCCGGCCATGGTCGGCTACGTGGTGCTGCTGATCTCGTTTCCGCGCGAGATGAGCACCTGGCCGATTCCCCACGGGGTCGGGCAGGCGCATGCGCTGGGTTTGCCGGAAACCTTGGAGATCGTGTTCGGTGGCGCGGGACGCCTCGTCGCGGATGGACTGACCGGCGCGACGCCGCTCGATGTGTTGCGTACCCAATTGGGCCTGGGTTTGACGGTGACCGAGATCCGCGACAGCCCGGTGTTCGGGATCGTGTCCGGCAGCGGCTGGGAATGGGCGGCGCTGGGTTTTCTGACCGGCGGGCTGTGGCTGGTCTACAGCCGCGCCGCCGATTGGCGGATTCCGACCGGGATGCTGGGCGGGCTCGCGCTGATCGCCACCGTGTTCTACCTGGTCGATCCGCAACACTACGCACCGCCCTGGTTTCACGTTTGGAGCGGCGCGGCGATTTTCGGTGCTTTCTTTATCGCCACCGACCCGGTCACGGCCAGCACCACGCCGCGTGGCCGACTGATTTACGGGGCCGGGATCGGCGTGCTGGTCTACGTTATTCGGGCGTTCGGCGGGTATCCCGACGGGGTGGCCTTTGCCGTGTTGTTGATGAACATCGCCGCGCCCACCATCGATTTGTATACCCAACCTCGGGTGTTTGGAGCGCGACGCGGATGAAAACCGCGCGCAGCATGGGGATTGCCGCCCTGATCCTGACCGGCTTCGCCGTGGTCGGCACCGGGCTGGTTGCCGTGACCCATGGCGGCACCAAGGACATCATCGCCGCGGCCAATCGGGCGGCGCTGGAAGTGAGCCTGAACCGGTTGGTGCCGGCCGAGCGCTACGACAACCGCGTGATCGATGATCACATCGAGGTGGTGGCGCCGGAGTGGTTGGGCACCGACCAGCCGGTGACCGTTTACCGGGCGCGCCGCAACGGCCAGCCGGTGGCGCTGTTCGCCACGCCGACCGCGCCGGACGGTTACGGCGGGCCGATTCAGTTGCTGGTCGGGGTGTATGCCGACGGCACCCTGGCCGGAGTACGAGTGCTGGCGCATAAGGAAACCCCCGGTCTGGGCGACGCCATCGACGAAAAACGTTCACCGTGGATTCTGGCGTTTGCGGGTCGCTCGCTGAGCAATCCAACGCCGGAAAGATGGAAGGTCAAAAAGGATGGTGGCGTGTTCGACCAGTTCACTGGCGCGACCATTACCCCGCGCGCGGTGGTCAAGGCCACCCATAAGTTTCTGGAGTACGTCCAGACTCACCGCGAGCCATTGTTTGCCCCGGCGGTTGGCGCGAAGACGGTCAGCCAGTCGTCTCAGCCCTGAAAGAGTCGAGCGCGCGGGGACGAGTTGTGCGAGAGGAGCGATCATGAGCGAAACGAGTTATGGGAAGATTCTCAAGGATGGCATGTGGACCCAGAACACGGGTTTCGTGGCGTTACTGGGTTTATGCCCGCTGCTGGCGGTGTCGAACTCGGTGGTCAACGGCCTGGGACTCGGTTTGGCGACCCTGCTGGTACTGCTGACCTCCAACGTGACGGTGTCACTGATCCGCAATCTGGTGCGGCCGGAGGTGCGAATTCCGGTGTTCGTCATGGTGATCGCCTGCGTGGTGACCACCGTGGAATTGGCGATGCACGCCTTTTTGCCGGGGCTTTACACCGTGCTGGGCATTTTCATCCCCTTGATCGTCACCAACTGCTGTGTGATCGGCCGCGCCGAGGCGTTCGCGTTCAAGAACGGCGTGGCGAAGGCGGCGGTGGACGGGATTGCCACTGGGTTGGGGTTTCTGTTGGCGCTGGTGTTGCTGGGCACGCTGCGGGAGGTGGTGGGGCAGGGGACGCTGTTCGCGCAGGCCGATTTGCTGTTCGGGGAGTTCGGCAAGGGGCTGACTCTACATCTGATCGATAATTACCGTGGTTTTTTGCTGGCGATTTTGCCGCCGGGGGCGTTTATCGGTCTGGGTTGCCTGATTGCCGTCAAGAACGTGCTCGATGCCCGCGCCAAGCGCCGAGTTGAAGCCAAACCGGTGGGGGTGTTGCACGAAGCGGGTGCCTGAAGGGATTGGGATGGGCTTTTCGCGCAAAGATGATGCGAATGGTATTGCCACCCTCTCTTTCGCGGTGACAGACGATCAGCACGCGGCTTTGGTTGCTCATGCCAGGCATGATGAAGCGGTCTTCTTCGGAGGAATGCTCTTCATCAAAATACCGCACCGCATATTTCATCGAAGAATACGGATTTCGCCTTTTGGTTCTGGAACAGGATCACCAAATTCTCGCGCGGTATCTATCCATGGCTGGATGACTTCTTTGGCATTTGCTGATACTGATTCATAGGTGTCACCGTGAGCCATGCATCCCAACCTACCCACCAATCATCTTCTTGCTTTACGAGCGCGGTATATTTATTTTTCATGATGTCACCTCATAGGGTTTCGTTTTACTACTGCCAATGCCCATGATATGGGGCGGCTGGAGCGAAGCAAAAGCCGTCCCATATCATGTATTTTGCGGGCGACATGATCTGATTGTTAAACCTCATTCGGTGAATTAACAAATGATTTCGTAAGCATGGCTGCAGGAACCTCTTTGCATCCTGACACGTTCTGTCCTGCCCATAATGGCGAAAAATCGATATTTCCCTGGCTTTCGGCTTTACTCCTTAATGGAGCAATAGCGATTCCAGCCAAAGGGAAAGCAGGCGCGGTCTCATTGTAGGGTCCTAAATCCCGCATAAGGCGATTGACTATTGCGCGCGCGGGGCGGCCGCTAAAGAGATTTGTGATCGCTGTAACATTCG
Proteins encoded in this window:
- the rsxG gene encoding electron transport complex subunit RsxG, which gives rise to MGIAALILTGFAVVGTGLVAVTHGGTKDIIAAANRAALEVSLNRLVPAERYDNRVIDDHIEVVAPEWLGTDQPVTVYRARRNGQPVALFATPTAPDGYGGPIQLLVGVYADGTLAGVRVLAHKETPGLGDAIDEKRSPWILAFAGRSLSNPTPERWKVKKDGGVFDQFTGATITPRAVVKATHKFLEYVQTHREPLFAPAVGAKTVSQSSQP
- the rsxB gene encoding electron transport complex subunit RsxB translates to MIAAIVVLSALAGISGLLLGFAAVRFKVEGDPIVDKIDAILPQTQCGQCGYAGCRPYAEAIAAGEADINQCPPGGENGIVALAELLGRDPKPLNPDNGIEKPKMVAVIDEQNCIGCTLCIQACPVDAILGAAKQMHTIISRECTGCELCLAPCPVDCIDMVPVAQTITNWKWTYPAASTIHQPADRAAA
- the rsxD gene encoding electron transport complex subunit RsxD, which produces MRFKTATSPHILRETGVGQVMRRVLYAMVPGIVALAWFFGWGVLVNLTVATVVALAAETLMLAVRGKPLALHLGDCSAVVTAWLLAAALPSLAPWWLTALGVVFAIVVAKHLYGGLGYNPFNPAMVGYVVLLISFPREMSTWPIPHGVGQAHALGLPETLEIVFGGAGRLVADGLTGATPLDVLRTQLGLGLTVTEIRDSPVFGIVSGSGWEWAALGFLTGGLWLVYSRAADWRIPTGMLGGLALIATVFYLVDPQHYAPPWFHVWSGAAIFGAFFIATDPVTASTTPRGRLIYGAGIGVLVYVIRAFGGYPDGVAFAVLLMNIAAPTIDLYTQPRVFGARRG
- a CDS encoding electron transport complex subunit E — protein: MSETSYGKILKDGMWTQNTGFVALLGLCPLLAVSNSVVNGLGLGLATLLVLLTSNVTVSLIRNLVRPEVRIPVFVMVIACVVTTVELAMHAFLPGLYTVLGIFIPLIVTNCCVIGRAEAFAFKNGVAKAAVDGIATGLGFLLALVLLGTLREVVGQGTLFAQADLLFGEFGKGLTLHLIDNYRGFLLAILPPGAFIGLGCLIAVKNVLDARAKRRVEAKPVGVLHEAGA
- the rsxC gene encoding electron transport complex subunit RsxC; translated protein: MSALFPFHGGLKTVRHKAESNQRPILAGPLPRQLTVPLRQHIGAIAKPLAQAGDRVLKGQMIGQADGYISAAVHAPTSGVVIAVESRPVPHPSGLPDSCVIIETDGEERWIERQALDYRRLHSSEVRGALRNAGVVGLGGAVFPSAVKLNPGGHDEPLETLILNGAECEPWITCDDRLMRERAAGIVAGLHVMVHLLEPREVLIGIEDDKPDAVAAMTAACAGTGYQVRVVPTRYPSGSVKQLIRLLTGKEIPFDGLPIDIGVQCFNVATAHAVHRAIDFGEPVLSRIVTVTGQVAQPGNVEVLLGTPFAALVELCGGYRDGVERLIMGGPMMGFALHDDGVPVTKATNCILAAGAEALTPEQPPMPCIRCGACVDVCPAKLLPQQLYWHARAKEFDKAQDYHLFSCIECGCCSTVCPSHIPLVQFYRYAKNEIWAQEKEKQKAELARQRHQARLERLEREQKEREAKLRQKAPPRPAPAAVTEVDKLPIEAAVARAKPGRVAVSVDEPQPSVAVAADGAERGG
- the rsxA gene encoding electron transport complex subunit RsxA yields the protein MKEYALILIGTILVNNFVLVKFLGLCPFMGVSRKLETAMGMGLATTFVLTLSAICAYLADEYLLAPLGLEYLRTIAFILVIAVVVQFTEMVVHKTSPLLYQVLGIYLPLITTNCAVLGVALLNVQTRHGFVESGLYGFGAAIGFSLVMVLFAAMRERIAVADVPVPFRGAAIALVTAGLMSLAFMGFSGLARG